Part of the Vitis vinifera cultivar Pinot Noir 40024 chromosome 13, ASM3070453v1 genome is shown below.
AAATTTGTTCAGCTAATTTAACCAGTGTTGACTGTAAATTCAGATGGATTCTACTTGATGGGGATGTAGCAGTTAGTTCACCAGGTGATGAAAAAATAACAGATGATCTATTCCCTTGACGGTTACTTGGCTTTGACGACAATTATTGATTGGGGTTTTCCACCATGTTTTTGTTTCTGTTGTTGCTCTCTACCTCAGTTTAACTAACGTGAGCATCATAGGCTTCTAATATTCTATTGAATCCAACTacaattttatgtttaaataatAGTACAAAATCAAAGTCACAAACTATCTTGTGTTGCTTATGCCATTGGCTTTCACTTCTGATATGCtgcttaaaaaaatttcttctcaACATGCAGGAAGGGAAAAACCAGTGGGGATGAAGTAAAAAATTTACTAATCACGATTGTTGTATGCTCTTGATCCCAGAATCAGGTGACTGCTCAACTTTCTCATTTTGAGTGAACCTGATAAATGATTCATAAATTGAtatgcttaaatttttttttctctatctgCTTTGTAACCCTGACAGctcattttttcattcttttggcACAATGAATCCAAAATTTCCCTATCCTAAGTGCAGCCTATTCATATGCTGGTATGTTCTTAAAGCAACAGTACATGatgtcttatttttcttttcttgtcaaGTAATACAGATAGGTTTCTCTATTTAAGTTGATATACTTTGATCACCAATGGTATTATCGAGGCTCGTGGTTTTACATATACTATTATGATAAAGTGACAACAGAGTTGCATGCATGTTTGAGGTCAATATATAATAAgcagatttattattattggagTTATTTTTGGGATTTTAGCTCAAGCTCTGAGGGTTGTGGATAAAGGCTTTCACATAAGATATAAATATGTACAGACAATGTCATCCCTACACAGATAAATAGCCATTCATTTATGAGTTGagtttatattgaaatttatgaaGCAGAGACTACCACAATCCGATTAAGAGATCTTGTAAGCTTGATTTTCCCATTTTGATGCAATTTGAGTATTCTTCTACATATAGGTGCTTCCTCTAACATAAGGATTATTTGTCTACTACTTGTTTTTCATATACTGAATTGTCACAAAGGTCAGTATGTGATCGTGCAGGTCTCCTCTCATGGATTTGGCACCGCCTAGCATCATTCTGGGTCCTGATTTTTTGACAAGCTTTATAGTCCGAGTTGGTTGCTGTTGAGTATCCAGTTGTGGTTGCCTTTTCAGATGAAGAGTTCCTGCTTCTTGCTCCTATAAACTTTGATAGATGTCCTTAGTCATGATTGTCTGCTGATTTAATTTCTTGCTCCAGAACCACTTCTCTTGCAATGCTATTGATCTCAAGTTACCTTTTTGCCAAAAGAAGGTAATCAGGAATTGTCCTAAAGTAGAAGATCACCTCAAGCTTGCCTTTACCTCTACTCTCAGCTATGATTGAATTATATGAATTGAAACTGGATTTCATTTTCCCTTCTGAACAAAAATTTAGGCAGAAATCACtcatctctctttctttttttcttaagcCAGATATTCTGGTCTATTCTAAATACACAGCCATATTTTCAGTGGCCcaataccatttttttcttttgtatattAATGGAGATTTCTCAGACacaaaggaaggaaaaaaaaatgtgaatagGATGGTCTATTCACAGGACTGTATGTATTGACATCAATAGCAGATTATGgtttatattttcttctttttcagtAGACTTGATAGGTTCCCCTGCTGTATAAGTTGATATGTTTCCATTTGATTTTTCGATTTACAGAGACATGCATGGTTGGCATTCAGTCATCCTTTGCAGTATCATGGGCTCCTGAAGTCAGATTTCTATAGTTCCAAACATCACTGAGAGGCTTCTGCAAGGTCAATTGGACTCATCGTACTTTCAGTGCAAATGCTAAGAGAGGTAAGGAAGGGGATTGTCTTTTTCAGATTTTGTGgggttattttctatttttatttaactaattatttttgttttggtgcCTTTGAACCGTCTGAGTGTGGCTGAGAAGTGCTCAAACCTTAGCAGATGAAAATTGACGGGTATGAGGGTGTGCTATACAAAAACTGCAACAAGCCTACAGGAGTTGCTTGGAGTTTGGAATACATGAAAAGCGAATCCTGCCCGGTCTATTGATATGTATGAAATATTGCCCAGTCTGATTTCATAGGATTGTCCTTCATTAGGGACTCTAAACTTATTTATCCTATTCAAATTCCATTGTAGTAGATGTCTCTTCAGGCTTAGCATTTCCAAGCTTGAGTGACTTGGAAGTATCCTTTGTAATGACAAATTAAgcttataaaatttaaagacatgtaCTTGTATCATCAATCTTCACTGTCTTAAATATTAGATTGGAGTATCGGTTGTGAAATTCAATTGATATTTTCAATCTCTTCTCTTCCATATAAGAAATAAGCCAACCTATTAATTTTGCCATCTTTCCCTTCTAAATTATAGCCGGCAAGATTCTAATTCAATTTAGTTTGGGATAAAAACAACTGCAGGCTGTACATAAGATTTCAATATTAATACCATATCCATGGATTGACATCAACAAGCCACTTCCTTGCTTTCAACCTTATCTGGGTTATAGATAAGAGAATCTTGATTTgctgtcttttctttttaattatcaacATTTGGTTATAGAATAGAGAATCTTGATTTGCtgtccttttttttaattaaaataatgttaACTAGGTGAGATTTAAGAACACTCTCAAAGCTTGATTGGAGCATCTCATCCAGCCAAAATCCAGAATTTGATTGAAGGCATGATCATTTTAAGAATTTGCTTGAGCTTTCACAAAGTCACAGCATAAAATCAATCCCTTCTACCTCTGTAATTCTGGTTCTGTGTTGTTTCTCTCTGTTTTGTTTTCCATTATTCCTTTGTTTCCTTCAAAGAAACATGGCTTTTGTTGGAGAGGCGTTTCTATCTGCTTTCATTCAGAAGCTGGTGGACATGTTGGCCTCGCCTGAGCTATGGAAGTTTGCATGTCAAGGGCAAGTCCATGCTAGGCTCAAGATGTGggagaaaatattaagaaagatCTATGCAGTTCTCCATGATGCAGAGGAGAAGCAAGCGACAAACCCATTGGTGAAAATCTGGCTAGCCGAACTCAGAGACTTGGCCTATGATGCGGAGGACATCCTGGACGAGTTTGGGATTGAAGCTCTGCAGCGAAAGCTGTCATTGGCAGAACCTCAACCTTGCACTAGCACAGTACGCAGCCTCATTTCTTCTTTATCTACTAGTTTCAGTCCAACTGCTGTTAGGTATAATTCCACTATGGATTCCAAGATAGAGGAGATCACTGCCAGATTACAAGATATTTCTTcccaaaaaaatgatttctgtTTGAGAGAGAATGCTGAAGGAATATCCaacagaaagagaaaaagactGCCCACCACTTCTTTGGTAGTTGAATCATGTGTTTATGGTAGAGAAACAGATAAAGaggccatacttgacatgctgCTCAAGGATGAACCAAGTGAAAATGAAGCCTGTGTAATTTCTATCGTTGGCATGGGAGGCATCGGCAAGACCACTCTTGCCCAACTTGCATACAATGATGAGAAAGTGAAGGATTGTTTTGATATGAAAGCTTGGGTTTGTGTTTCTGATGATTTTGATGTTATGAAGATAACCAAAACTATTCTCGAGTCGATTGCTTCTAGTACTGATCATGGTGTCAATGATTTAAATTTGCTTCAAGTTGCTCTCAAGGAAAAGGTGTCTGGGAAGAAATTTCTGTTTGTCTTAGATGACCTTTGGAATGAAAGATGCATTGAATGGGATAGTTTATGCTCACCTTTAAGAGCTGGTGCTAGAGGTAGTAAGCTGATCATAACCACTCGGAACATGAGTGTTGTTTCAGTCACTAGAGCTTATTCTATTCATCCCCTAAAGGAGTTGTCACGTAATGATTGTCTATCTGTGTTTTTTCAGCAAGCACTAGGGACGACAAATTTGGATTCCTATCCACAGCTGAAAGTAATTGGGGAGGAAATAGTGAAGAAGTGTAAAGGCTTGCCTTTGGCTGCAAAGTCCTTAGGAGGCATGTTGCGCATGAAGCTGAACCAAGATACATGGATAGATATCTTAGAAAACAAGATATGGGATTTACCAGAAGAAAAAAGCGGCATTCTTCCAGCTCTCAAATTAAGCTACCATCATCTCCCTTCCCATTTGAAGCGGTGTTTTGCTTATTGCTCAATGTTTCCAAAGAGTTATGAATTTCAGAAAGGTGAATTAATCTTGTTATGGATGGCAGAAGGTCTTTTGCAACATGTTAAAGGAAAGAGGCAGATGGAGGACATAGGCTCTGAATATTTTTCTGAGTTATTATCAAGATCATTTTTTCAACCATCAAGTGACAATTCATCCCGATTTGTGATGCATGACTTAATTAATGATCTGGCTCAATCTGTTGGAGGAGAAATATGTTTTCATTTGGATGATAAGTTGGAAAATGATCTGCAACATCCCATTTCGGAAAAAGTTCGTCACTTGTCATTCAGTCGTAAGTACCATGAAGTGTTTAAGAGATTTGAAACTTTTGACAGGATTAAGAATTT
Proteins encoded:
- the LOC100256694 gene encoding putative disease resistance RPP13-like protein 1 — translated: MDSKIEEITARLQDISSQKNDFCLRENAEGISNRKRKRLPTTSLVVESCVYGRETDKEAILDMLLKDEPSENEACVISIVGMGGIGKTTLAQLAYNDEKVKDCFDMKAWVCVSDDFDVMKITKTILESIASSTDHGVNDLNLLQVALKEKVSGKKFLFVLDDLWNERCIEWDSLCSPLRAGARGSKLIITTRNMSVVSVTRAYSIHPLKELSRNDCLSVFFQQALGTTNLDSYPQLKVIGEEIVKKCKGLPLAAKSLGGMLRMKLNQDTWIDILENKIWDLPEEKSGILPALKLSYHHLPSHLKRCFAYCSMFPKSYEFQKGELILLWMAEGLLQHVKGKRQMEDIGSEYFSELLSRSFFQPSSDNSSRFVMHDLINDLAQSVGGEICFHLDDKLENDLQHPISEKVRHLSFSRKYHEVFKRFETFDRIKNLRTLLALPITDNLKSCMSAKVLHDLLMERRCLQVLSLTGYRINELPSSFSN